Sequence from the Rhodopirellula halodulae genome:
TCCGCCGGTTCTTGTTTAATTTGTGCGATGATCCGTTTGGCTTCCTCCGCATCGCGTTCCAGGGTTTTGACCTGGACCCAACCCGGTGCTTCAGCTCGGAAACCAGCGGTGAAACCACCGACCGCAACCGCGCGGATGCCCGCGTCTGCCAAAATGCTGACCAGCACGGTTGCAGCGGGCTCGTTGGAGCGTTCCGCAACGGTGACCAAGGTGGCATCGTCCAGATCCAACTTCGGATCGGCCGGTTGATTCGGGTCATGCGGTGGAATCGATTGAGTCATTGTGAATTTCCTGGTGAAAAGCGATTGCCATCGGAAAGGCCCGCCCACGCCGGTTCTCGGAATGATGCGAGCCGCCTTGCGATCGCAGTCACCAGGATACAACAACGGGAAGCGATGTTTGCTAAAAGCTTCGCTTTACGCATTCCTTGACCGATGAATGGCTTGGCACCTACTTCGATGAAGCAGATTGCGGCTCTAAGAAATACATTGGTTGACGAAGCTTTTTGCGAGTCGATGAGACGACGTTTCTGCAGTGGTCGCGAGGACAATCTTCGCGATACAATCTCGGCATGAACAACGAATCCACCATCATCCTCGCGGGCACTGACAACGACATCCCTTCGCCTCCACCACATGGGCTGAAGCGATACACAGGGCTTCGTGAGATGGCGCGCGGGGCCACCGCCGTGTTGCAATCGGGCGTGGATTCAGTCATCGGTCGCACGGTCGCCATCAAAAAGTTGCTGCCCGAAATTCGCACCGATCGGTACGAGCGTCGACGCTTGCTTCGCGAAGCCCGCGTGACGGCTCAGTTGCAGCACCCCAACACCGTTCCGGTCTATGAGATTGGCGACGATGATTTGCAAGGTGTTTACTTCACGATGAAGCGAATCTCAGGGGAAAACCTGTTTGAATCGCTGAAACGAATTGCTCGCAAGGATGAACAGGCCGTCGCCGCGTTTCCGCTGCAACGTCGGCTCGAAATCGTTGCCGATGCTTGCCAAGCGTTGGCGTACGCGCATGCTCGCGGAGTGATTCATCGTGACGTGAAGCCCGAAAACATCTGGGTGGGGAACTTCGGCGAAGTCATCTTGTTGGACTGGGGCGTGGCGAAGGTTTGGGGACACGCCGATGACGCGCAAGCCCTGCACCGCCAGCAAATGCAGCCTGAACACGAAACCAAAACCGAAAGCCAACTGCAGACACTGACCGGCGGCGGTCAGCGACCAGGCACGCCGCTGTACATGTCACCGGAACAGGTCAACGGCAATCGCGGGATTGATGAACGCACGGATATCTTCAGCGCTGGCGTCGTGCTCTACGAAGCCTTGGCAATCCGTGAACCGTTTCGAGGTCGCACGATCGACGAAACGTTCGACAACATCAAGCACGCCGACGTTCCGCCACCCAGTGAGAAGTCGCCTCAATACGAAATCCCCAAAGAAGTCGATCGCGTGGTGATGAAAGCAATCGCGAAGAAGCCAGCCGATCGGTATCAATCCATGCGAGAGTTGATTGCCGAAATTCGTTCGGTCTCCGTCACGGTCGCGTGAGTCAGCGGTACTTTGCACCGTATGGTCGGGCCCCGGTGCACTATCCGCTGGAATCGACACAGCGAACCGGGGTGGCACTGGCGGATACGGAACTGATCATCGTCGAAGGCGATAGCGCGGCCAAGTCGGTCAACCAAGTCCGAGATGCAACTCGTCAGTCGGTGTTGGCGCTCCAAGGTAAACCGATGAACGTCGGGAAAGCTTGCCATTCGGTGCTGCTCAAAAACGACATCCTTCGGCGTTTTGCTTGCACGTTGCTCGGGCGAAAAATTACGCCGATCGAAGATTGGAGCGTTCCGCTAGCTCAGGCCGAATCTTGTCGGTACGGGCGAGTGGCGATCTTGATGGACCCCGATGCGGATGGGATTCACTGCGGCGTGTTGGCGTTGGGGATTCTGCTGCGATTCACGCCGGAGCTGCTTCGCCAGGGTCGTGTGAGTGTGGTTCGGCCGCCAATGATTCTGTTTCGTGTTGAAACGGCATCGGAAGAAAACCCGGTGCGAACGTTTGTCGCTTCGAATCCCGAACATGCAAAACGCGTCGAGCAAAAACTCCGCGAAGCCGGTGTCCAGCGATTCGAACGTTTTCGACATCGCGGACTTGGTAGCATCCCTTCAGAGATCCTGAGGCATCACTGCGTGCAGCCCAACACCCGTGCGGCGGATGTGATGAGTTTTGAAGAGGCTCAAACCGCTGTCGCGATGTTCGGTGGTCGCTGATCGCTTCGTGCTTGCATCCGAACACGAATGGAGAACGTTGAGGTTCGGTGAATCGGAACTCAGGGTGTAGCGGGCTGCGTCGTTGAGGTAGCGATCCCGAATGCTTCCTCTCGCATTGCTTTCAACCTCTGTCCCGCCAAGTCCAATGTGCTCTTGGGCAATCGATCGTTGTGGAACATCCCCGGCAGTTCCAACCATTGTTTGTGCCGCGTTGGAATGGACTCGTGCAAAGCATGTCCATTGCTGCGAGGAACGATCCGGTCGGGAGTGCCGTGGATCTGGACCAACGCGCCATTGAAATCGCTCAGCGCCTCAACGCTGTCATAGTGGTTCCGCATCAGCAGGCGAACGGGAAGAAAGAAGAAGCGTTGAGCTCCGACGTTGACGGCACTGTCAAACGTGCGATCCAAACACAAAGCCTGGACCGAGTCGCCTCGTTCTTGCAGCACGCGCACCAACCCAGATGCGACGCCGCCACCGAGCGAACGGCCATAGATGATGATCTCGTGGACTGGTTTTCCAGTGAGTTCCGAAAGAGCATCGATCGCTGATACCGCGTCCTCGATCGTGCTTTCCTCGCTCGGGGTGAATCCGTCGTCTTGAAAGCCTCGATATTCGGCGGTCAGCACCGTGCCACCCCAACTGTCGGACAAGCGCCGAGTCCATCCGTCCATTTCATCCGCATGGATTCCATTGCCATGCAGGAACAGGATCACTTCGTCGGATTCACGCAGCAGCAATCGTCCATCGAGTTGGGATCCATCGACGGCGGGGTAACCGAATGTCTGTACCTTTCCGGGACTGGGCGCATCTGGCTCAAAACGATTCGGGTCCATCAAAATGCTGGTTTTCATGTAGGCACCCGGAAACAAGAGCCGCGTTTCCATCAGGACCAAACCGATGCAGACGCCGACGTATATCATGGCCAGCAATCCACCAGTCCGCAGCACGCGACGTCGCACGCTGGGCTTGGCCCTGCGAGCAGCGGTTTGCGATGCGGCTTCCGGTTCTACGGTTGATGAGGATTCTTCCGAGGATTGATCGGGCATGGATTGTTCGGTCGTCAGAATTGAAACGAAAAGCCATCGGCGGTTGGCTCTCATGCTAACGTTTCAAAGTCTTCGCGGGATCCCAGCTCGTCGCGGGATGCCTGCATGAAATGGCTCGTCAATCGCGACGTTGTCCCTGCGGTGTCGTTCGCTTGAGCCCCCGAAGCTAGAACTGAATTCGGGCGGCTTACTTTCGCGTCACAAATCACCACGCTTCTTCATCGACCCTTACCCTTTCGCGTCCTTGATACGCACATGTTTGTTCGCCGCGTTCATTCATCGATCGAAGCCAACGCTTCCGCCATTTCGCGGATTCGCTGCGGTCGGATCGTGACTCGCGAGGGCCAACTGGAACGGATCGAGCAGCATTGGTTTGCCAACCATGTTTCGGTCGCTCAGGTCTGGTGGCAGAACCAACGCAACTCACTCGACGGCGACGTTTGTCAGTTGGACTTTCATGTGCCATGGGGCATGAAAGCCTTTGTGACGCTCGACTACATTCGCACGGGGAATCAAGCTCGCTACGCGACGTTCATCGGTGCCTGCAATGTGCTCAACGAGGTCGCTCGATTGAAGAACGCCTATGCGATCGTCGCCCACGTCACCAACTCGAACATCAGCGATCGATTTCTGAAACGCGCGGGCTGGGAAAGACACCTGGAAGATTGGCCCGGACGGCATTTCATTCGCCGGATGCAACCGAGCGTGCGGATTGCCGACGCCTTCGGGTGAGGGTGGAGTCTTCAGATCCGGTCGTCAGTGGGTGACCGTAAGGCACGGGTTGGTGTTGGCTAGAGACGCAGTTGCCGGAGCTCCGCTTCGCTTCGGTCCGGCCTACACTGCACCGCGCATGACAAAACCGGAGCACGTTGCACGTGTTCCGGTGAGTCGTTCAAACGATTTTGATTGCGATCAAAGAACGCCGCCGTGAGTCCGGATAGGCGTCATGTGCGAGGGCGAATCCAGGAACCAGAAACGTTCCCACTCATCCACCAACGAACGCAAATCTTCCGAGGTGTACAGCAACTGCTGGACGCGGCGTTCGGGACGGCTGGAGTAGATCGGCACAAAGCAACCGACGGAGGTGGCCAAGCCTGCCATCAAAACACATCCCAGAACCAAACGGCTCATCAAAGAACGTTGGATGCCAGGGCGGGATGCTGCAGTGGTGTTCGAGTCGGCTTGCGAACGTTTCATCGTCAGTTCCTCCGTGAACTGGGCGGTTGGGACTACTGCCAACTGCCCGATGGGCTGTTGGGGG
This genomic interval carries:
- a CDS encoding putative signal transducing protein, whose amino-acid sequence is MTQSIPPHDPNQPADPKLDLDDATLVTVAERSNEPAATVLVSILADAGIRAVAVGGFTAGFRAEAPGWVQVKTLERDAEEAKRIIAQIKQEPADFE
- a CDS encoding serine/threonine-protein kinase produces the protein MNNESTIILAGTDNDIPSPPPHGLKRYTGLREMARGATAVLQSGVDSVIGRTVAIKKLLPEIRTDRYERRRLLREARVTAQLQHPNTVPVYEIGDDDLQGVYFTMKRISGENLFESLKRIARKDEQAVAAFPLQRRLEIVADACQALAYAHARGVIHRDVKPENIWVGNFGEVILLDWGVAKVWGHADDAQALHRQQMQPEHETKTESQLQTLTGGGQRPGTPLYMSPEQVNGNRGIDERTDIFSAGVVLYEALAIREPFRGRTIDETFDNIKHADVPPPSEKSPQYEIPKEVDRVVMKAIAKKPADRYQSMRELIAEIRSVSVTVA
- a CDS encoding toprim domain-containing protein, which codes for MSQRYFAPYGRAPVHYPLESTQRTGVALADTELIIVEGDSAAKSVNQVRDATRQSVLALQGKPMNVGKACHSVLLKNDILRRFACTLLGRKITPIEDWSVPLAQAESCRYGRVAILMDPDADGIHCGVLALGILLRFTPELLRQGRVSVVRPPMILFRVETASEENPVRTFVASNPEHAKRVEQKLREAGVQRFERFRHRGLGSIPSEILRHHCVQPNTRAADVMSFEEAQTAVAMFGGR
- a CDS encoding alpha/beta hydrolase: MPDQSSEESSSTVEPEAASQTAARRAKPSVRRRVLRTGGLLAMIYVGVCIGLVLMETRLLFPGAYMKTSILMDPNRFEPDAPSPGKVQTFGYPAVDGSQLDGRLLLRESDEVILFLHGNGIHADEMDGWTRRLSDSWGGTVLTAEYRGFQDDGFTPSEESTIEDAVSAIDALSELTGKPVHEIIIYGRSLGGGVASGLVRVLQERGDSVQALCLDRTFDSAVNVGAQRFFFLPVRLLMRNHYDSVEALSDFNGALVQIHGTPDRIVPRSNGHALHESIPTRHKQWLELPGMFHNDRLPKSTLDLAGQRLKAMREEAFGIATSTTQPATP